A region from the Toxotes jaculatrix isolate fToxJac2 chromosome 2, fToxJac2.pri, whole genome shotgun sequence genome encodes:
- the ptpdc1b gene encoding protein tyrosine phosphatase domain-containing protein 1 — protein MALHAKTRGGSLMEYIRAPRAKYTIVGEAIRHVIPGHMQCSIGCGGQACKYDNPSYWSDDQQAIKGLYSSWVTDHLLAMSRPSTEIIEKYNIIDQFKRNGIKTVINLQIPGEHASCGNPLEPESGFSYRPEVFMENNIYFYNFGWSDYGVANLTTVLDMVKVMAFAMQEGKIAVHCHAGLGRTGVLLACFLAYATRMTANQAILYVRAKRPGSIQTRGQLRCVRQFSQFLAPLRSVFSCAEPQSNPVTLSQYLNRQRHILHGYERKELRHLPKIIQLVSKLLLDIAENREVIEEDILEAPDIEDIEMTLSVIEKMGPEIFAKEPRLPGTLTLPRHFNEPPIFYHRKSLSYSESDLRRLGSQLNLLTQPLGSLSKSNVEMSIQHPTSNSQDWSSNISDASHGSTGSLWKIKNVENQKDASILLKKVKRKTIQRSESVGNNEPAKKGSMLSRWKAEQREELAINGMKYQGGKEEHSEKSEVPFITLQSELSLDARRLLVAQALAVNLFLDGEEEHKSRVLAWQAELNQGGAWERLCMERDPFILTGLMWAWLEQLKEPVISVQDAKGLNPDNTDAQTVLNTLDQAPKETLMCILDCMAHMQMIPEEVENAFLNRTIKAFTWMENNSEDGSKVYESMTPVLRCVLEDMRFTSMEADEAPMSPFS, from the exons ATGGCACTCCATGCAAAGACAAGAGGTGGATCTCTGATGGAATATA tcAGAGCCCCCAGGGCGAAATACACAATAGTGGGAGAAGCTATACGTCATGTCATCCCTGGACATATGCAATGCTCAATCGGCTGTGGGGGTCAAGCCTGCAAGTATGACAACCCGAGTTATTGGAGTGATGACCAACAGGCTATAAAAGGCCTCTACTCATCCTG GGTTACTGATCATCTTCTCGCTATGTCCAGACCCTCAACAGAAATCATTGAGAAATATAATATTATTGATCAATTCAAAAG gaaTGGTATTAAAACAGTGATCAACCTACAGATACCTGGTGAACATGCCAGCTGTGGAAACCCTCTGGAGCCAGAGAGTGGCTTCTCATACCGCCCAGAGGTCTTCATGGAAAACAACA tttatttctaCAATTTTGGCTGGAGTGACTATGGAGTGGCCAATCTCACCACTGTGCTGGACATGGTGAAGGTCATGGCCTTTGCAATGCAGGAGGGAAAGATAGCAGTTCACTGTCACGCTGGTCTCGGAAGAACAG GTGTGCTGTTAGCATGTTTCTTGGCATATGCTACCAGGATGACTGCTAATCAGGCTATTTTATATGTACGTGCTAAACGCCCTGGCTCTATCCAGACCCGAGGTCAGCTACGTTGTGTCAGGCAGTTTTCCCAGTTCCTGGCCCCTCTGAggagtgtgttttcctgtgctgAGCCTCAATCCAACCCAGTCACACTGTCCCAGTACCTGAACCGCCAGAGACACATACTGCATGGCTATGAGAGGAAGGAGCTGAGGCACCTACCAAAGATTATCCAGCTGGTGTCTAAGCTGCTGTTGGACATTGCAGAGAATCGAGAGGTGATTGAGGAGGACATTCTGGAAGCCCCTGATATTGAGGACATAGAAATGACTCTCAGCGTCATTGAGAAGATGGGCCCTGAAATATTTGCAAAGGAGCCTCGCTTACCAGGCACGCTCACCTTACCCAGACATTTCAACGAGCCACCCATCTTCTACCATCGCAAAAGTCTGAGCTACAGTGAATCTGACTTGAGACGGCTGGGCTCACAACTCAATCTCCTCACGCAACCTCTCGGATCCCTGTCCAAGAGCAATGTTGAAATGTCCATCCAACATCCAACATCCAATAGTCAAGATTGGAGTAGCAACATATCTGATGCCTCACATGGCTCAACGGGCTCACTGTGGAAAATCAAAAATGTGGAAAACCAGAAGGATGCATCCATTCTGTTGAAGAAAGTAAAGCGGAAAACCATCCAACGTAGTGAGTCTGTTGGGAACAATGAACCTGCCAAAAAGGGTAGCATGTTGTCCAGATGgaaggcagagcagagggaagagTTAGCAATTAATGGGATGAAGTAtcaaggaggaaaggaggagcaCTCAGAGAAGTCAGAGGTGCCATTTATCACCCTGCAGTCAGAGTTGTCCCTGGATGCCAGGAGGTTGCTCGTGGCACAGGCCCTGGCAGTGAACCTTTTTCTTGATGGGGAGGAAGAGCACAAGAGCAGAGTCTTAGCCTGGCAG GCAGAGCTAAACCAAGGTGGTGCGTGGGAAAGGCTGTGTATGGAGCGGGATCCTTTCATCCTTACTGGACTCATGTGGGCATGGTTGGAGCAGCTTAAAGAGCCAGTCATCTCCGTTCAGGATGCCAAAGGCCTGAACCCCGACAACACCGATGCTCAAACTGTCCTAAACACACTTGACCAG GCTCCTAAAGAAACATTAATGTGCATACTAGATTGTATGGCTCATATGCAGATGATACCAGAAGAGGTTGAAAATGCATTCCTGAATCGTACTATCAAGGCTTTCACCTGG ATGGAAAATAACTCGGAGGATGGAAGCAAAGTGTACGAGTCCATGACTCCAGTCCTAAGGTGTGTCCTTGAGGACATGAGATTTACATCCATGGAAGCAGATGAGGCGCCTATGTCTCCCTTCTCATAG
- the fbxw12 gene encoding F-box/WD repeat-containing protein 12 translates to MDPHHPHLIGDCLIHIFTFLTEEDLITASSVCKDWHEAADSPWLWRRLCLQRWSFCNLSVLGSDHVNQSWKRYFLRRCYLEMKMAKGRSGGYTCKSLRGHTGRVVGLVYLQENPAQHPDLWNSSATVCSASTDGTVRAWNIQNGELLWCSPEQSPLTEIVSDEQRNVVITADSTGLIKTWQGQTGQEVASFSAGSPHCTLLQYNINNDWFLTVGTSQGSVCTLADLTLTKRSSIRVCDTFKVNILLVSPGKKWITAGTKDNDDLSPKVIYAESLTSPSEDEDPLCQSLPVTGCQAAVFIPTQPARLAIIHHNERSNKALTVFDVSIKKTKYKSEIQVQQVESFPLTLNTWSSHILLEAKDSNCLALAAGQELWVYTLKGTLLASFKEHTMPISSLCLDSFRVVTASQDLSLRVLTWKNDRDNGLTLESRYHLLGGSHTMSRGFTHVACDYSSIVASVEGKDGKDVLKAYFFTS, encoded by the exons ATGGACCCCCATCACCCGCACTTGATCGGTGATTGCctcattcatatttttacatttctaacCGAGGAAGATTTAATCACTGCCTCAAGTGTCTGTAAG GACTGGCATGAAGCTGCAGACTCTCCTTGGTTATGGAG GAGGCTGTGTCTGCAGCGGTGGAGTTTCTGTAATCTTTCTGTATTGGGGAGTGACCATGTGAATCAATCATGGAAGAGATACTTCCTGCGACGTTGCTACTTAGAGATGAAGATGGCGAAAGGGCGATCAGGTGGTTACACCTGCAAAAGCCTCAGAGGACACACAG GCAGGGTGGTAGGGTTGGTATACCTGCAGGAGAATCCAGCCCAGCATCCTGACCTCTGGAACAGCAGTGCCACAGTCTGCAGTGCTTCTACTGATGGTACAGTTCGAGCATGGAACATCCAGAAT ggCGAGCTTCTGTGGTGCAGTCCTGAACAGAGTCCTTTGACAGAGATTGTAAGCGATGAACAGCGTAACGTTGTGATCACAGCAGACTCCACAGGACTCATTAAGACCTGGCAGGGCCAGACTGGCCAGGAGGTGGCTTCATTTTCAGCTGGATCTCCACACTGTACATTGCTCCAGTACAATATCAACAATGATTGGTTTCTCACT GTTGGAACCAGTCAAGGATCTGTGTGTACACTAGCTGATTTAACTTTGACTAAGAGGTCCAGCATAAGAGTGTGTGACACCTTTAAAGTCAACATACTCTTAGTTTCACCTGGCAAGAAATGGATCACAGCTGGAACCAAGGACAATGATGATTTAAGTCCAAAG GTGATTTACGCTGAGAGTTTGACCTCTCCGTCTGAGGACGAAGATCCTCTGTGCCAGTCTCTGCCAGTCACTGGGTGCCAGGCTGCTGTCTTCATACCCACCCAGCCTGCCAGACTGGCCATCATCCACCACAACGAGCGCTCAAACAAAGCCCTCACTGTCTTTGATGTCAGCATTAAAAAGACCAAGTACAAGTCAGAGATCCAAG TCCAGCAGGTGGAGTCCTTTCCCTTGACACTGAACACCTGGTCCTCACACATCCTTTTGGAGGCCAAGGATAGCAACTGCTTAGCGCTGGCAGCTGGCCAGGAGCTATGGGTCTACACTCTGAAAGGAACCCTATTGGCTAGCTTTAAAGAGCATACTATGCCTATCTCGTCCCTGTGTTTG GATAGCTTTCGTGTGGTGACAGCATCTCAGGACCTCTCCTTACGAGTGCTGACATGGAAAAACGACAGAGACAATGGGTTGACTCTAGAGAGCAGATACCACTTACTGGGAGGTTCTCACACAATGTCCAG AGGGTTCACTCACGTTGCCTGTGACTACTCCAGCATTGTGGCCTCAGTGGAAGGGAAAGATGGGAAAGATGTCTTAAAAGCTTATTTTTTCACATCGTGA